A single region of the Acidobacteriota bacterium genome encodes:
- a CDS encoding shikimate kinase, giving the protein MKGHLYLVGFMGSGKSTVGPVLAGQLGRSFVDLDDLIVDAAKMDIPRIFDLRGEAHFRELETGMLAEVRDREPAVVALGGGAFSQAPNRDLIFRSGIAVTLRIPLELAWRRSTQMDNRPLARDRNQFEALYRKRQPDYDLADLKVGVSGRSPEQICRLIRDRLETVHRNPDEARR; this is encoded by the coding sequence TTGAAGGGACACCTTTATCTGGTGGGATTCATGGGCAGCGGCAAATCGACCGTGGGGCCGGTTCTCGCAGGACAGTTGGGCCGGTCCTTCGTGGATCTGGATGATCTCATCGTGGACGCCGCGAAGATGGACATCCCCCGGATCTTCGATCTTCGGGGTGAAGCTCATTTCCGGGAGTTGGAAACCGGAATGCTGGCGGAGGTCCGGGACCGGGAGCCGGCGGTGGTGGCCCTGGGCGGAGGCGCGTTTTCCCAAGCGCCGAACCGCGACCTCATCTTCAGGTCCGGGATCGCCGTGACCCTCCGGATACCGCTGGAACTCGCCTGGCGGCGCTCCACTCAGATGGACAACCGTCCGCTGGCTCGGGACCGGAATCAGTTCGAAGCCCTGTACCGCAAGCGGCAGCCGGACTACGACTTGGCCGATCTGAAGGTCGGAGTCTCGGGGAGATCCCCGGAGCAGATCTGCCGGTTGATCCGCGATCGCCTCGAAACGGTTCATCGTAACCCCGATGAAGCGCGCAGGTGA
- the aroA gene encoding 3-phosphoshikimate 1-carboxyvinyltransferase produces the protein MTPRRIDPVRAPLEGEVRVPGDKSISHRYALLGGMADGTTRIRNFASSEDCRATLSCIEALGAGVVRNASRVEVHSPGWRRFTAPRRTLDVQNSGTTIRLLSALLAAGRFSSRVQGDSSLNQRPMQRIMEPLIRMGARIEARDGGLPPLLIRGGRLTGIRYRLPIASAQVKSCVLLAGLMAEGETEVEETGPSRDHTERALPFFGAPLIQNGARLRVRGGARLHGVDFRIPGDFSSALFFLVAGLLVPGSRIALRGVGVNPTRAGFLSLLEEAGIRVERSDATESNGEPVCDLQIHADPEVRRQFPNQISGDWVARLIDEIPALAILGTSLERGFQVRDAQELRHKESDRIHSVVVNLRELGVDVRELPDGFVIPPGSRIRGGQVRTFGDHRIAMAFALAGLVAEDPVEVDDPDCVAVSYPDFFQHLEGICRR, from the coding sequence ATGACGCCGAGACGAATCGATCCGGTCCGGGCTCCCCTCGAGGGCGAGGTCCGGGTGCCGGGAGACAAGAGCATTTCCCATCGTTACGCCCTTCTGGGGGGCATGGCCGATGGCACCACCCGGATCCGCAACTTCGCCTCCAGTGAAGACTGCCGGGCCACTCTCTCCTGTATCGAGGCGCTCGGCGCCGGAGTGGTTCGAAACGCCTCCCGAGTGGAGGTCCACAGCCCGGGATGGCGGCGTTTCACCGCGCCGCGCCGGACCCTGGATGTTCAGAACAGCGGGACCACCATCCGGCTGCTCTCGGCACTGCTGGCGGCGGGCCGGTTCTCCTCCCGGGTCCAGGGAGATTCTTCTCTCAATCAGCGCCCCATGCAGCGCATCATGGAACCCCTGATCCGAATGGGCGCCCGGATCGAGGCCCGGGACGGGGGTTTGCCGCCTCTGCTGATCCGGGGCGGCCGGCTGACCGGGATCCGGTACCGGTTGCCCATCGCCAGTGCTCAGGTGAAGTCGTGCGTCCTGCTGGCCGGACTGATGGCCGAGGGCGAAACGGAGGTGGAGGAGACGGGGCCGTCCCGGGACCATACCGAGCGGGCCCTGCCCTTCTTCGGCGCTCCTTTGATTCAGAACGGAGCCCGCCTCCGGGTGCGGGGAGGCGCCCGTCTCCACGGCGTCGACTTCCGGATTCCAGGGGATTTCTCTTCCGCGTTGTTCTTCCTGGTGGCTGGCCTGCTGGTTCCGGGCAGCCGGATCGCCTTGAGGGGAGTCGGCGTCAATCCCACGCGGGCGGGATTCCTCTCGCTGCTGGAAGAGGCTGGCATCCGGGTTGAGAGGTCCGATGCTACTGAAAGCAACGGGGAGCCGGTCTGCGATCTGCAGATTCACGCGGATCCCGAGGTCCGAAGGCAGTTTCCCAACCAAATCTCGGGAGACTGGGTGGCCCGGCTCATCGACGAGATTCCGGCGCTGGCCATCTTGGGGACCAGTCTGGAACGGGGTTTCCAGGTTCGAGACGCCCAGGAACTGCGCCACAAGGAGTCGGACCGAATCCACTCCGTCGTGGTCAATCTGCGTGAACTCGGCGTGGACGTCCGCGAGCTCCCGGACGGGTTCGTCATTCCTCCCGGCAGCCGCATCCGAGGCGGACAGGTGCGGACCTTCGGCGATCATCGCATCGCCATGGCCTTCGCCCTGGCGGGCCTGGTGGCGGAGGACCCGGTGGAAGTGGACGATCCGGATTGCGTGGCCGTGTCCTATCCTGATTTCTTCCAACACTTGGAGGGGATTTGCCGCCGTTGA
- the uvrB gene encoding excinuclease ABC subunit UvrB — translation MADPQGISYAGVNYGEAAPSSAPFRLSSPFTPSRDQDRAIEALVGGIREGRRSQVLLGVTGSGKTFTMARVIERVNRTTLVLSHNKTLAAQLYQEFRNFFPENAVEYFVSYYDYYQPEAYIASTDTYIEKEALINDEIDRLRHSATRSLFERRDCIIVCSVSCIYGLGSPEAYYGMLLMLSEGQRISRQALLRRLVDIQYERTDLDLARGTFRARGDMVEVVPSYGDYGIRIELFGDEVDGIFQFDPLTGQTQKRHPRIPIYPRSHYVMPEEQRERAMESIRDELAEHHGRLEEEGRLMEAERVRQRTLFDLEMMRTVGYCRGIENYSRHLTGRLPGQAPPTLMDYLPKESLIFIDESHVTVPQVRGMYEGDRSRKLNLVKYGFRLPSALDNRPLNFAEFELRRPPTLYVSATPADFELEECGGEVVEQIIRPTGLMDPEIEVRPVRNQIDDLLEEIRSRADRGERVLVTTLTKRMAEELTEYYTEIGVMVRYLHSEVDTLDRVKLLRDLRLGRFDVLVGVNLLREGLDLPEVSLVAVLDADKEGFLRSGTSLIQTSGRAARNVNGKVIMYADVVTRSMRHAIEETGRRRDLQRDYNNENGITPESIVKPVDATLLEMTQLDYYEIPLVAEEVDRYGSPQEIEQEILKLSDEMKQAAQKFEFEKAAQLRDRIKLLRETHLQLAGGPEAMAQGQGAG, via the coding sequence ATGGCCGATCCGCAGGGGATCTCCTATGCCGGTGTGAACTACGGGGAGGCGGCGCCCTCTTCCGCCCCCTTCCGGCTCAGTAGTCCGTTCACTCCCAGCCGGGATCAGGACCGGGCCATCGAGGCGTTGGTCGGGGGCATCCGGGAAGGCCGGCGGAGCCAGGTTCTGCTGGGAGTCACCGGGTCGGGGAAGACCTTCACCATGGCCCGCGTCATCGAGCGGGTCAATCGGACCACTCTGGTCCTGAGTCACAACAAGACGCTGGCCGCCCAGCTCTACCAGGAGTTCCGGAACTTCTTCCCCGAGAACGCGGTGGAGTACTTCGTCAGCTACTACGACTATTACCAGCCGGAAGCCTACATCGCCTCCACCGACACCTACATCGAGAAGGAAGCGCTGATCAACGACGAGATCGACCGGCTGCGGCACTCGGCGACCCGATCCCTGTTCGAGCGCCGGGACTGCATCATCGTCTGCAGCGTGAGCTGCATCTACGGACTGGGGTCTCCCGAGGCCTACTATGGGATGCTGCTCATGCTGAGCGAGGGACAGCGGATCTCCCGCCAGGCGCTCCTGCGCAGGTTGGTGGACATCCAGTACGAGCGGACCGACCTGGATCTGGCCCGGGGGACCTTCCGGGCCCGGGGGGACATGGTCGAGGTGGTCCCTTCCTACGGGGACTACGGCATCCGGATCGAGCTGTTCGGCGACGAGGTGGACGGGATCTTCCAGTTCGATCCCTTGACCGGACAGACGCAGAAACGCCATCCCCGGATTCCCATCTATCCCCGTTCCCACTACGTGATGCCCGAGGAGCAGCGGGAACGCGCCATGGAGAGCATCCGGGATGAGCTGGCGGAGCACCACGGCCGGCTCGAGGAAGAAGGACGGCTGATGGAAGCCGAGAGGGTCCGGCAGCGGACCCTTTTCGACCTGGAGATGATGCGGACCGTCGGCTACTGCCGGGGGATCGAGAACTATTCCCGGCACCTCACCGGCCGCCTCCCGGGACAGGCTCCGCCCACGCTCATGGACTACCTGCCGAAGGAATCGCTCATCTTCATCGACGAGAGCCACGTGACCGTCCCCCAGGTCCGGGGCATGTACGAGGGAGACCGGTCCCGAAAGTTGAACCTGGTGAAGTACGGGTTTCGCCTCCCCTCGGCTCTCGACAATCGGCCCTTGAACTTCGCCGAGTTCGAGCTCCGCCGTCCTCCGACCCTCTACGTTTCGGCCACGCCGGCCGATTTCGAGCTGGAGGAGTGCGGAGGGGAGGTGGTGGAGCAGATCATTCGCCCCACCGGCCTCATGGATCCGGAAATCGAAGTGCGCCCGGTCCGCAACCAGATCGACGACCTGCTGGAAGAGATTCGGAGCCGGGCCGACCGCGGGGAGCGGGTCCTGGTCACCACCTTGACCAAGCGGATGGCCGAGGAGTTGACCGAGTACTACACCGAGATCGGCGTCATGGTCCGTTACCTTCATTCGGAAGTGGATACGTTGGACCGGGTCAAGCTGCTGCGGGATCTGCGCCTGGGCCGGTTCGACGTCCTGGTGGGAGTGAACCTGTTGCGCGAGGGCCTGGACCTGCCCGAGGTCTCGCTGGTGGCGGTGCTGGACGCCGACAAGGAAGGGTTTCTGCGCAGCGGCACGTCTCTGATCCAGACTTCGGGGCGGGCGGCTCGAAACGTCAACGGGAAGGTCATCATGTACGCCGACGTCGTCACCCGGTCCATGCGCCATGCCATTGAAGAGACGGGGAGGCGCCGGGATCTGCAGCGCGACTACAACAACGAGAACGGGATCACTCCGGAGAGCATCGTCAAGCCCGTGGACGCGACGCTGTTGGAGATGACCCAACTGGACTACTATGAAATCCCGCTGGTGGCCGAGGAGGTGGACCGGTACGGTTCCCCCCAGGAGATCGAGCAGGAGATACTCAAGCTGAGCGACGAAATGAAGCAGGCGGCCCAGAAGTTCGAGTTCGAGAAAGCGGCCCAATTGCGGGATCGGATCAAGCTGTTGCGGGAGACTCACCTCCAACTGGCGGGCGGCCCGGAGGCCATGGCCCAGGGGCAGGGTGCCGGATGA
- a CDS encoding type II toxin-antitoxin system Phd/YefM family antitoxin: MSNVWQVQEAKARFSELLATSLAEGPQIVTKRGVETAVLVPIEQWRRLEKMAKPNLKELLLAPGPRTEALVPPRRELRKRAAPHFE; the protein is encoded by the coding sequence ATGAGCAACGTCTGGCAGGTACAGGAGGCTAAGGCGCGTTTCAGCGAACTGCTGGCGACGAGCCTCGCCGAAGGACCGCAAATCGTCACGAAGCGAGGCGTTGAGACGGCGGTGCTTGTCCCCATCGAGCAGTGGCGCCGACTGGAGAAAATGGCGAAGCCGAACCTCAAGGAACTTCTTCTCGCTCCCGGGCCGCGCACTGAAGCACTGGTGCCGCCGCGTCGAGAACTCCGTAAACGTGCGGCTCCACATTTCGAGTAG
- a CDS encoding type II toxin-antitoxin system VapC family toxin produces MFLLDTNIVSELRRPIPHQSTLHWIRRVPAEQLYLSSVTIGEIQAGIEITREQDAVKARELEAWLNGVIATYHILAVDAAVFREWAKLMHRRSDTLMQDAMIAAVAIVHRLTVATRNVRDFEHFGVPIVNPFADQRGETG; encoded by the coding sequence GTGTTTCTTCTCGACACCAACATCGTCTCCGAGTTGCGTCGACCCATTCCGCACCAATCAACGCTGCACTGGATCAGGCGTGTGCCCGCCGAACAGTTGTACCTTTCCTCCGTCACGATAGGCGAAATTCAAGCAGGAATTGAAATCACACGTGAGCAGGACGCCGTCAAAGCAAGGGAACTGGAGGCATGGCTCAACGGCGTCATCGCCACGTACCACATACTGGCGGTGGACGCCGCTGTCTTTCGGGAGTGGGCGAAGCTGATGCACCGGCGATCGGACACCTTGATGCAGGATGCCATGATCGCTGCCGTGGCGATCGTCCACAGGCTGACGGTAGCGACCCGAAATGTGCGGGATTTCGAGCATTTCGGCGTTCCGATCGTCAATCCTTTCGCGGACCAACGCGGGGAGACGGGATGA
- a CDS encoding SDR family oxidoreductase has translation MIRERILVAGGAGFIGSHLCESLLRQGADVLCLDNLFSGSRRNILPLTEHPYFEFIRHDVTQPILLEVDRIYNLASPAAPVHYQYNPVKTVKTNVMGTLNLLGLAKRVGARILQASTSEVYGDPLVHPQREDYWGNVNPIGPRSCYDEGKRVAESLMINYRRQNGVDVRIARIFNTYGPRMSEVDGRVVSNFMVQALRGEPLTVYGDGSQTRSFCFVSDMVAGLEQLMDADRVPGPVNLGSPQECSILSLAKLILELTSSKSEIRFGVIPEDDPVRRQPDIGRAERHLDWQPFVDLREGLQRTIPYYEEILARNPTG, from the coding sequence ATGATCCGGGAACGGATACTGGTAGCGGGAGGCGCCGGATTCATCGGCAGCCACCTCTGCGAATCGCTGCTCCGGCAGGGCGCGGACGTGCTCTGCCTGGACAACCTGTTCTCGGGCAGCCGGCGCAACATCCTCCCGCTCACGGAACACCCGTACTTCGAGTTCATCCGCCACGACGTGACCCAGCCGATCCTTTTGGAGGTGGACCGGATCTACAACCTGGCCTCGCCGGCGGCGCCGGTGCACTACCAGTACAACCCGGTCAAGACGGTGAAGACCAACGTCATGGGCACCCTCAACCTCCTGGGCCTGGCCAAGAGGGTCGGGGCCCGGATCCTTCAGGCCAGCACTTCGGAAGTTTACGGAGACCCCCTGGTCCATCCCCAGCGGGAGGACTACTGGGGCAACGTGAACCCCATCGGTCCTCGAAGCTGCTATGACGAGGGGAAGCGGGTGGCCGAATCCCTGATGATCAATTACCGGCGCCAGAACGGCGTCGACGTGAGGATCGCCCGCATCTTCAACACCTACGGGCCGCGAATGTCGGAGGTGGACGGACGGGTCGTCAGCAACTTCATGGTCCAGGCGCTTCGGGGAGAGCCCCTGACCGTCTACGGAGACGGGTCCCAGACCCGCTCCTTCTGTTTCGTCTCCGACATGGTTGCGGGGCTTGAGCAACTCATGGACGCCGATCGGGTCCCCGGACCGGTCAACCTGGGCAGTCCCCAAGAGTGTTCCATCCTGTCGTTGGCGAAGCTGATCCTGGAACTCACCAGCTCGAAATCCGAGATCCGGTTCGGAGTGATTCCGGAGGACGACCCGGTCCGGCGGCAGCCCGACATCGGCCGGGCGGAACGGCATCTGGATTGGCAACCGTTCGTGGACCTGAGGGAAGGACTTCAGCGGACCATCCCGTACTACGAGGAAATCTTGGCCCGCAACCCGACGGGGTGA
- a CDS encoding HigA family addiction module antitoxin, translated as MAMKNPPHPGRSIKRNCLDPLGLSVTEAAKVLGVARRTLSRVLNGRAAVSPAMAIRLEKAGWSNAEFWLRRQTAYDLAQARKNEHRIKIKPYPPPVTPQETSSTSRVRESPPSSRSSSVNEGGY; from the coding sequence ATGGCCATGAAGAATCCGCCGCATCCCGGCCGCAGTATCAAAAGGAACTGTCTTGATCCGCTCGGTCTGAGCGTCACGGAGGCGGCGAAGGTGTTGGGCGTGGCGCGTCGGACCCTCTCCCGCGTATTGAACGGCCGAGCCGCCGTTTCACCGGCAATGGCCATTCGACTGGAGAAAGCCGGATGGTCCAACGCCGAGTTCTGGCTGCGCCGGCAGACCGCGTACGATCTGGCGCAGGCCCGCAAGAACGAACACCGGATCAAGATCAAGCCCTACCCGCCACCCGTCACTCCCCAGGAGACATCGTCCACGTCGCGGGTGCGCGAGTCGCCGCCATCGTCAAGATCTTCGTCCGTCAACGAAGGCGGATACTGA
- the ndhC gene encoding NADH-quinone oxidoreductase subunit A, translating to MLGSYIPILIFILVAITLPVVGLLVGRLLRPHLPTADKLMPYECGVDPVDDARGRFSVRFYIIAILFVIFDVETIFLFPWAVIYDKLALFGFIEMVIFLGILIVGYFYVWKKGALEWA from the coding sequence GTGCTCGGATCCTACATTCCCATTTTGATCTTCATCCTGGTGGCCATCACCCTTCCCGTCGTGGGACTGCTGGTGGGCAGGCTCCTACGGCCCCATCTGCCCACCGCCGACAAGCTGATGCCCTACGAATGCGGCGTCGACCCCGTCGACGACGCCAGAGGCCGATTTTCGGTGCGCTTCTACATCATCGCCATCCTCTTCGTCATCTTCGACGTGGAGACGATCTTCCTCTTTCCCTGGGCGGTCATCTACGACAAGCTGGCCCTCTTCGGGTTCATCGAGATGGTCATCTTCCTGGGGATTCTGATCGTGGGCTATTTCTACGTCTGGAAGAAGGGCGCACTGGAATGGGCATAG
- a CDS encoding NADH-quinone oxidoreductase subunit B: protein MDRSIEKNVITTTADSVFNWARKSSLWPMTFGLACCAIEMMATGASRFDMDRFGAGIFRPSPRQSDLIIVAGTVTLKMAEVIQRLYEQMPDPKWVISMGACSSAGGPFDTYSTLQGVDKVIPVDVYIPGCPPRPEALLYGLMRLQDKIDLMSITDKPEPRAS from the coding sequence ATGGACCGGAGCATAGAGAAGAACGTCATCACCACGACGGCCGACTCGGTTTTCAACTGGGCGCGGAAGTCCTCCCTCTGGCCCATGACTTTCGGCTTGGCCTGCTGCGCCATCGAGATGATGGCCACCGGCGCCTCCCGGTTCGACATGGACCGGTTCGGTGCCGGCATCTTCCGGCCCTCGCCGCGCCAGTCCGACCTGATCATCGTGGCCGGGACCGTGACCCTGAAGATGGCCGAGGTGATCCAGCGGCTCTACGAGCAGATGCCGGATCCCAAGTGGGTCATCTCCATGGGAGCCTGCTCCAGCGCCGGAGGCCCGTTCGACACCTATTCGACCTTGCAGGGAGTGGATAAAGTCATACCGGTGGACGTGTACATACCGGGGTGTCCGCCGCGGCCCGAGGCGCTTCTGTACGGACTCATGCGTCTCCAGGACAAGATCGATCTGATGAGTATCACGGACAAGCCGGAGCCGCGGGCCAGCTAG
- a CDS encoding NADH-quinone oxidoreductase subunit C: protein MDEETKARKSNTGGDKPKRARRKSRIAGYRPKPKIRTARPKRETPAAPSEEEIRAAVPVEEKTPAAPPVKETPAPPSEEETAAAPEKETPATRPKRRPRTRPRPRLRGARPRPKIRSRAAEETPAAPAGEEAPAARPKRRPRPARPKPRIRARTKSETTADSTDGEAPAARPKPKARTARTAGKRPVRKRPLRKRPLRKRRPRKARKKGPSYEDLKEDALLEGLKKQFPGEILSGQSFLGQSIYTVKPGVLYDVMLSLRDHSESPFDYMIDISALDYLGDQERFLMVYQLYSYAAKRLLRVKSRFAEGDPVPSMTSIWKTADWLEREVYDMFGILFSGHPDLKRILLPEDWHGFPLRKDYDIKLQDQSWIRNHLKIRKTPD, encoded by the coding sequence ATGGACGAAGAAACCAAGGCCAGGAAGAGCAACACAGGCGGCGATAAGCCCAAGCGGGCCCGCCGCAAGTCGAGGATTGCGGGTTACCGTCCCAAGCCGAAGATTCGGACCGCCCGACCCAAGCGGGAGACTCCTGCCGCCCCTTCCGAGGAAGAAATCCGGGCTGCCGTCCCTGTCGAGGAAAAGACTCCGGCTGCCCCTCCGGTGAAGGAAACCCCGGCTCCCCCTTCCGAGGAGGAAACCGCGGCTGCTCCCGAGAAAGAGACCCCGGCTACCCGGCCCAAGCGAAGGCCCCGGACCCGCCCCAGACCAAGGCTCCGGGGTGCCCGGCCCAGACCGAAGATCCGGTCCCGGGCAGCGGAAGAGACCCCGGCTGCGCCCGCCGGTGAAGAGGCTCCGGCCGCCCGGCCCAAGCGAAGGCCCCGGCCTGCGCGGCCCAAGCCCAGGATCCGGGCCCGCACCAAGAGCGAGACGACCGCTGACAGTACCGACGGAGAGGCCCCCGCCGCCCGGCCCAAGCCCAAGGCCCGGACCGCCCGGACCGCGGGGAAGAGACCGGTTCGCAAACGGCCGCTCCGCAAGCGTCCGCTCCGCAAGCGGCGGCCTCGCAAGGCGAGAAAGAAGGGGCCAAGCTACGAGGACCTGAAGGAAGATGCCCTGCTGGAAGGCCTGAAAAAGCAGTTCCCGGGGGAGATCCTCTCGGGACAGTCGTTCCTGGGCCAGAGCATCTATACGGTGAAGCCGGGCGTCCTCTACGACGTCATGCTGTCCCTTCGGGACCATTCCGAATCGCCTTTCGACTACATGATCGACATCTCGGCCCTGGATTACCTGGGAGACCAGGAGCGGTTCCTGATGGTCTACCAGCTCTATTCCTACGCCGCGAAGAGGCTGCTCCGCGTCAAGAGCCGGTTTGCGGAAGGCGATCCGGTTCCGTCCATGACCTCCATCTGGAAGACCGCCGACTGGCTGGAGCGGGAGGTCTACGACATGTTCGGGATTCTGTTCTCCGGCCATCCCGATCTGAAACGCATTCTCCTGCCCGAGGACTGGCACGGATTTCCGCTGCGGAAGGACTACGACATCAAACTGCAGGACCAGAGCTGGATCCGCAATCACCTGAAGATCAGAAAGACCCCCGACTAA
- a CDS encoding NADH-quinone oxidoreductase subunit D translates to MLDTKELEINMGPQHPSTHGVLRVRLKLDGERVVDAESIIGYLHRGVEKIAENRNYIKCTPYFDRTDYIAAVSNVYGYVLGVEKMLGIEIPERARRIRIMMTEFNRIASHLLWLATHAIDIGAMTVFLYCFREREEVLKLFEAIFGARLTTHAFRLGGLWLDMPPGFEAACRKFIDEFPKRVDEYEQLLTRNRIWLERTRGVGVISAEEAIDWGLSGPPLRGSGVDHDLRKLRPYGGYEQFQFDVPVGKNGDTYDRYLIRLEEMRQSRRIIAQILDDLPDGPVRGRAPKIPKPPVGEYYSGIESPRGELGYYIVSDGSPQPFRLRIRPPTFISLQALRRLVRGHLVADVVAIIGTLDIVLGEIDR, encoded by the coding sequence ATACTCGACACCAAGGAACTCGAGATCAACATGGGTCCCCAGCACCCGTCCACTCACGGCGTGCTGCGAGTCCGGCTCAAACTGGACGGGGAACGGGTGGTCGACGCCGAGAGCATCATCGGCTACCTCCACCGGGGGGTGGAGAAGATCGCCGAGAACCGGAACTACATCAAGTGCACTCCCTACTTCGACCGGACGGACTACATCGCCGCCGTTTCCAACGTCTACGGCTATGTGCTCGGAGTGGAGAAGATGCTGGGGATAGAAATCCCGGAGCGCGCCCGGCGCATTCGGATCATGATGACGGAATTCAACCGGATCGCGAGCCATTTGCTCTGGCTGGCCACCCATGCCATCGACATCGGGGCCATGACCGTCTTCCTCTACTGCTTTCGCGAGAGGGAAGAGGTCCTGAAGCTGTTCGAGGCTATCTTCGGCGCGCGACTGACCACCCACGCCTTCCGGCTGGGAGGGTTGTGGCTGGACATGCCTCCCGGGTTCGAGGCGGCCTGCCGGAAGTTCATCGACGAGTTTCCGAAGCGCGTCGACGAGTACGAGCAGCTCCTCACCCGGAATCGGATCTGGTTGGAGCGCACCAGGGGGGTCGGCGTCATTTCGGCCGAAGAGGCCATCGACTGGGGGCTGAGCGGCCCCCCGCTCAGGGGCTCCGGGGTCGACCACGACCTGCGCAAGCTCCGGCCCTATGGCGGATACGAGCAGTTCCAATTCGACGTGCCCGTGGGGAAGAACGGCGACACCTACGACCGCTACCTGATCCGGCTCGAAGAGATGCGGCAGAGCCGCCGCATCATCGCCCAGATCCTGGATGACCTGCCCGACGGCCCGGTCCGAGGCCGGGCTCCCAAGATTCCCAAGCCGCCCGTAGGCGAATACTACTCGGGCATCGAGAGCCCCAGGGGTGAGTTGGGATACTACATCGTCAGCGACGGATCGCCGCAACCCTTCCGGCTCCGCATCCGTCCACCCACGTTCATCAGTCTCCAGGCGCTGCGGAGGCTGGTGCGCGGACACCTGGTGGCGGACGTGGTGGCCATCATCGGAACGCTGGACATCGTGCTGGGGGAGATCGACCGCTAA
- the nuoH gene encoding NADH-quinone oxidoreductase subunit NuoH, giving the protein MAEWIIVYGIIPFAKVAVIVLVLSGAVAYMTLLERKVIAHIQVRLGPMRVGWHGLLQPIADGLKFILKEDIVPARSDKLIFTLAPAISLVPAFVVFAVIPFGPPGMMENLLRSALSPFLDAAAVESIATHSAASGGFVTDINIALLFVLSISSVGILGVILGGWASNSKYPLLGALRSSAQMISYEVALGFSVIGVLLVTQSLSLVQIVENQREAEVWYIFYQPLAFVLFFICGMAETNRLPFDLPEAETELVGGFHTEYSGFRFSLFFIAEYAAMVTVSAVAVTLFLGGWLRPFPNVEWLSFLDVIPPLLWFVIKVFLLLYVFIWIRGTLPRYRFDQLMRYGWKLFLPLALANVIVTAGVVLAFM; this is encoded by the coding sequence ATGGCCGAGTGGATCATCGTCTACGGAATCATACCGTTCGCCAAGGTCGCGGTGATCGTACTGGTTCTTTCAGGCGCCGTCGCCTACATGACCCTGCTCGAGCGCAAGGTCATCGCCCATATCCAGGTGCGGCTGGGACCCATGCGCGTGGGTTGGCACGGGTTGCTTCAGCCTATCGCCGACGGGCTGAAGTTCATCCTCAAGGAAGACATCGTCCCGGCCCGGTCGGACAAGCTGATTTTCACGCTGGCTCCGGCCATCAGCCTGGTCCCCGCCTTCGTGGTGTTCGCCGTCATTCCCTTCGGTCCTCCCGGCATGATGGAGAACCTGCTGCGCTCGGCGCTGAGTCCTTTTCTGGACGCGGCCGCCGTGGAGTCCATCGCGACCCACTCGGCCGCTTCGGGAGGATTCGTCACCGACATCAACATCGCGCTGTTGTTCGTGCTCTCCATTTCCTCCGTGGGAATCCTGGGAGTCATCCTGGGAGGGTGGGCCTCCAACAGCAAATATCCGCTGTTGGGAGCGCTTCGCTCCAGCGCCCAGATGATCAGCTACGAGGTGGCCCTGGGCTTCTCCGTGATCGGTGTGCTGCTGGTGACCCAGTCGCTGAGCCTGGTCCAGATCGTGGAGAATCAGCGGGAAGCCGAGGTCTGGTACATCTTTTACCAGCCCTTGGCCTTCGTCCTGTTCTTCATCTGCGGCATGGCCGAAACCAACCGGCTGCCCTTCGACCTCCCCGAGGCGGAAACCGAGCTGGTGGGCGGTTTCCATACCGAATACAGCGGCTTCCGCTTCTCACTCTTCTTCATCGCCGAATATGCCGCCATGGTCACGGTCAGCGCGGTGGCGGTGACCCTGTTCCTGGGAGGTTGGCTGAGGCCGTTTCCCAACGTGGAGTGGCTCTCGTTCCTGGACGTGATCCCACCGCTGTTGTGGTTCGTGATCAAGGTGTTTTTACTGCTTTACGTCTTCATCTGGATCCGGGGAACACTTCCCCGATACCGCTTCGACCAGTTGATGCGGTACGGCTGGAAGCTCTTTCTCCCGCTGGCCCTGGCCAACGTGATCGTCACGGCGGGAGTGGTGCTGGCATTCATGTAG